ATTCGAAGTGAAGCGGAGCTTTTTTCGCGCGATCTCCTTCCCTCAGACAGCCACTTCATGCCTCTAAACCTAGTGGAAACCGTTACTTTTTTGTGTGAAGAATCGTTTTTGTTTTGCTTGCCGCGTGCCATTTGCGCGGCCGCGTTTACGCGGCTTCAGGCCGTGTCGATGCATGCACGAACTGTGCATTTGGCCGAAGAGAGACACTCTCCATTGAGCTGGGACGATAAGCACTCTCGTTTCACCTTCGCAAAACGGTtccgcttttttttttccgaGTTCCGCAGAGCAGGTGAGTAGTTCGACttcgagaaagaggaggagatcCACAGTCTCCTAGGACTCCGTACTTACAGGCCGTCTCCCGTCACGCTGGTTTCCGATACCTACCTGCGCGgtttcctttttttcttctctcccgtcGTCCCCCTCGACGGCACATCTTCTGCGCTGTTCTCCTCCTTCGAGAGTAACCTCCTATAACATTAGTGCTGCGAGGATTCTcccatgcatgcgtgtgtcCCTTCGGCTACTTGGCAGAGACACCCGTCCATAACGtggccttctcttctctttcggTGATCCTTCTTTACTCTCCAGCCGCCGTCGTGTAATCCAATTCTCCGGTGTCGTTGCCGACGCATGCGCTTCGGCTTTTCCGCGATTTTTTCGTTGAGGAGAGTTGCCGAAGCGCCGCTCAATCCGCGCTTCCCTACCCGTCCACGTTTCCGCTCTCTAGTTGATTCCGCCGGGCcttccctgcggcggcggtctcctccttcctctctttctccttgTCGCCTGGCGGACTCGCGAGCGTCCTGTGCAGATTCTTTGTCTGGGACCCGctggctcgcgcggccgAAGGCACTATGCCGCGTcgggtgtctctctctctggggGAGAGCGAAAATTGTGAGAAGGAAATAACGGCGAAAGCGATCACAGGCTGTCGCGGCCACGAGACATAAGAGAGGGAGGTccgcgactccgccgcaCCCAGGCCTTTCTCCTGTCGCGCTCGCAGCTTTTCGCGACTTCCGACGTACCGCTttggcctcgcctcctctaTCCTCCagggcgtctctctctcttttgcctgccttcttccgcATTCCCATCGTTTGCTTCCGCACCTTTTCCCTACAGCCCAAGTCTTTCgctcctcttctgtctcgctcCCGCGCCTTCTATTCTCTCTCGTTTCGCTCCAAAGTCTCTCTTTGTCGGGCAGGGAGTCCAGGCGCGTCTCAGGGCTTCTTCCGTGGGTTCGAGCGAAAATCTGTGGTAtagagagacacgcggggGCCTCCGGCGTCCTGCGTGACTTTCATCTCGCTGCATTCCGGTTTCCAACTCGTTCGTCTCGAAAGAATCTTTGATTTAGATCGCGACCTCACCATGCCGGGGCTGATCGGtcgtggcggcggaggcttcTCGGTAGGTGCTTGACCGtttgcggcgtcttctttccgctttttttctcctctgcgtgttctgccgctggcgctcaTCTGCATATTTTGCGAatgtctgcgcgtctcgcctttttcctcttcacGGCTGCCTCTTTCTCGTTGGGTTCTCCTTCCGTCTGCTTGACTCTCGCGATTCTCCCTCCACTGCTGTCGCGCATCTTGAACTTCGCCGCTTTCGCAGGTGCTACGCTTGCCTCAGCACATGTCTCTGCGCGACGGCATGCAGAGGCGTGTCGCAGAGGCGTCCACCTCCGCGAAGACTGGCGTTCCACAAAGGCAGGCTCTGCTCTgagctccttcgccgcagtcgccgctGGGGGGAGCGCAGATTCGGCGCGGGAATTTGTTGCCCGCTCAGATGCGGCAGTGGGCGTATGTCCTTCGTTGCTTGCCTTCGATTCGAGGCCATGCGTGGCTGACGTCTGAGGGTTTCTGTGCAGGGCCCTGACGATCGTCCCCGCGGCATGTCGGACTTCGCGCGGTCGTTCCAGTCCGATGGGCCTCCAACGCCTCCAGACACGCCTTCGAAGAACTTCATTCGAGGTAAAACTCGCACGATGCGCGGACTTCCACACCCGGGGCTAAGGCCCTGCGCGTGAACAGCAGCACACCGCGTCCATATATCTGCCTGCATTTGGCTGCCATGAAATTTAAACGTGCACGGAATACTCGCTTGCTGGGCAGATCTCTGGATCGAGAGAGACAACTGGCGATCTGAGTGTGATACCGTTCTTCTCGGCGAGCAATTTTCGGGGATGCTTCAGAGTTTGAACCCGCACGAAACTtgtgcgtgcgtgtgtgcgttttGTTCTGTTTCCAGGCGGAGTCTTCGATCCGAACTCAGGTCACACTGGCGTCATTCGAGAACCGCGAAAGGTGAGAGAGGCGCGTCTCGGCTCGTCGGCCGCTTCAGCCCAAAatgcgcgcctctctctgtgaCGGGCGGCGCATGGCATtcccgtctctctgcggTGCCTTGAGTTTTGTTTCCAGCCGAGAGAACTCGGCGCTCGCTTTTCCCTGCATTCGCGGCTCCCGACCCGTTTCTTTCCACTTGTCTCTTTTTCAGCCGGGAAGCCTGTGGCTCCCGCcgtcctccagcgcctcgggcgccaATCCCgtagccgccgcggcggctgcggcggccgccgcagcggctgcgggagGGAGTTCGGGgccgggcgcctcgccgtcgacggGCAAAAAGCCCGCAAAGGGGGGACAGAAGAAAGAAATCGACTCCTTCCTCGAAGGTGAGGCAGCAGCTTcagtgcgcggcgcgtctgtcgtCTCTCGTGTCGCGTGttgagcagccgcgcgacacCCACGAGGCGGCGTGCCGCGAGCTGCAAGGTGCTGCGACAAAGAAGCCCGACGGCCCTGTGGCGGCGCGGTttgggaggggggggggggttgcCCAGCCAGATTGGAAACGAACACAAAACATAGGGcggggcggagagaggcaggagcGTAAGACGCACGCACGCGCCCAGCGAGAGTAAACGCAAGTCATTTTGTCTGACAGATTgagcagcgagcgccggcgtCAAAGGTTTTTCTTTGCGtggggagaggcggcggcgcgcccccAGTTCACCGAGAcgggcgcagacgaaacCACGCTCGTGTCTGCGCGTGCGGATGCTTTGCCCGCCTCAGAGATCAAGAAAAAGCAAGAGCTGATCgacaagaagaagcagctgtACAAGCAGCTCTCAGAATCGAGAACAGGTACGCGATCGGCCTTTTCTAAACTCTCTCGCCTGAAgtctctgcgctggcggagatGCCGCACCCTTGTCgggagcgcctctgcgccgacgTCTCAACCCGCTTTGGAACTTTCTCTCGTTGGCGCTGGAGCTGTTGTCTGTGGGCATCTCACTGTGGCGCAGAGAGAGTTCGGGGTTTAGGGCCTAGGTTTAGGGTTACTGACTCATCGCCATCTACTTTCGTGTTtcttcgcggaggcggattctcatgcgcgtctgcggtggGGGAAACAACACAGAGAGATGTTTTGCGAGGGAtctgtcgcgcctgcgccagaaGCCTCGAACtgaggaagcggcgcagatTCGTTTTTTCATCCAGCGACATCTGCGAGGACAGTAGTGCTTTGTTTGTGCACATGCATTCGTGATTTGCTGTGCGTTGacctgttttctctctgcagaggaggagcgcgtCGTTTTGCGAGCGCACCTGACAGCTATCGAGGTAGGTACACCGTGCTTTGACGTCTCAGAAAATATTTTTCCTAGCATTTTGTGCGTCGgtctcggcctcctcgtgtTCGGTTGCATTCACAGAAgaccgccgccggccgccgtgTGTGAGGGACTCGCATTCTTTCCAGCATGCATACAGGTGCATCTGTTCAGGTATACGTGTATTTGCACGcctatatatagatacatatttatatacatataaatgcacacaaatatatatattgatcGGTATGTCTGAGTGTGGTGTGTCGCtttcgcgagcggcgccctGTTCGTGTTTCAGACGCTCGCCATGCGCGTGTGGTTTTAGAGACTCGTGCACCGAGAAGCACTTCGgtgtttctttttctttctttttcagaATGCGACGCGACTcccaggcgcgccgccggtggACCTTGAGAAGGAGTCCTCGACGAACTTGTATCTCGGCAACTTGTCGCCCGAAGTGAGGAGAGACGGGGGGCGGAGACTCGCCATGAACTTCGTCCCGTGCTCCTGAGCCTATATTCACGCTCTGAGAaccttctgcgtctgtcgaagtgtacaaatatatatatatatatatatatatatatatgcggaTACCCTTTTGTATATTTTTCACGCACGTGTGGGTGATGCGTACGCGTGCGTAGGGCGGTCAGAGGGTCTGGCGGATTTGCATGCGCCCGGAGTTGAATTGCAGCGTTGGACACTCTTGAGTGAATCTCTCCGTCACCCCGCATTTCAGCTGTCCTTCTGTTACTTGAATGTGTCTGCTTGCATCTGCTTCTGCGTGCCTTCGCGGCTCTGATTTCacacgcgtgcgcgccttTCTCTAAAGCATGCGTGCGCTtttcttttctgttttttttccACAGATAACAGAGGAGTTTCTGTGTCAGCAGTTCGGCAAGTATGGCAACATCACCTCTGTGAAAATTATGTATCCGCGcacggaggaagagaagaagcgaaaccGGAACTGCGGTTTCGTGTCCTTCGAAAGCCGGCCGCAAGCAGGTGCGTTGCTTCACCACGTTATCGCGAAGCTCGTTCGTTccacgcggagacgagctccgcgcgcctctctgggCACCGCCTtccttctgcgcccgcggctgtgttccgcgcggtcgcgcggggCGTCTCTTTGTGGCGACTGCTCTGCCGACATCTTCGTGCCGCCTCttgctgcctcctccgtgcggtctccgcgcgctcgcggggcgCCTTCGGCTCTACGCGGGTTCCGTTCTTCTGCGCGATCTGTGGTTTAGTCTGCTGCGGCCGGGGTCGCCCTGCggtttctgcgtcgctgtggCTCTGAGATGGCGCCTTTGGAGCTCTGTCGCGCGAACCACCCTGCAGTTCGTCTCATTTTCCTTTTGCTCTGCTCAGAGGCCGCGAAGTACAACCTGGACGGCGTGTCTTTTTATGGAATGGTCATTCGCATCGGGTAAGTTTTTTTTTGAGTCTACGTGGGTGAtgccgccttcctctctcgcgcggcggcactCAGGGCTGTCTCAGTCCCGTTTTCGTcttgttttcttttctcctgCTTTTTCCAGCTGGGGCAAGTCCGTGGGACGCCCCGTCGTAgccccgtcgccctcgcagctgctcgcaggtgaggccgcgcgaagagTTCAGCGGCGCTTTTTTGCAGCCCAGAAGTGCCTCCCTTTCCTCTCGCGGATGCAGAAGCACTCACGggcttctccgcctgcgcgtgcctctccctgcagctgcggttTACGGTTTAGGCGTAATACAGGCTCGCGGCGGTTCGCTGAGAGACTGCCGCCTCGGCTCCATgagggagcgacgcgcgcatTCCGTGGGAGAGTTCGTTTTTTATGTCTCCTCTTGGCTGTTTGCAGCTGGTGCCGACGCACTGAACGCTTCGGCGAGCCCCGTGGGAGGAGGAGGCTTTTTCACGCCCGGCAGCTCCGGTGGCAAGTCGattccctcgccgccctctggaAGCCaccccccgcctccgcgcttccgcgaccgccgcgatGTGAGCCACAAACCGACACGTCAAGTTGGCAAGACGCGCGCTGAAGGACGCGAATTTCGTGGTTTCGTTCGCGTCTTGCAGGGCGTGGACTGtaggacgccgcggcgggagggGCTTACCTGTCGAACTAGGAAACGTAGATCGCAGCGCGAACCGTGTGGGGAGTTGCCTGCATCCCCTCACGTGCCTCGcgtcgcgaaggcgcgccgatGGGGGGAAGGGAAGGGAGGGGGAGTTTCTGGCTTACAAATGTGCAAGTTCTGGCGATGGCTTGCTGccgggccgccggcggccctag
This DNA window, taken from Besnoitia besnoiti strain Bb-Ger1 chromosome III, whole genome shotgun sequence, encodes the following:
- a CDS encoding hypothetical protein (encoded by transcript BESB_045420) translates to MGMRKKAGKRERDALEDRGGEAKAVRRKSRKAASATGERPGCGGVADLPLLCLVAATACDRFRRYFLLTIFALPQRERHPTRHSAFGRASQRVPDKESAQDARESARRQGEREEGGDRRRREGPAESTRERKRGRVGKRGLSGASATLLNEKIAEKPKRMRRQRHRRIGLHDGGWRVKKDHRKRREGHVMDGCLCQVAEGTHACMGESSQH